A part of Aquaspirillum sp. LM1 genomic DNA contains:
- a CDS encoding class I SAM-dependent methyltransferase, whose amino-acid sequence MSRHCRFCHTPLTHTFADLGLSPLSNSYVKAERLNQGEVFYPLHAWVCPNCQLVQLEEFEQAENIFNDEYAYFSSYSSSWLAHAKHYSEAMTARFGLNARSQVVEIASNDGYLLQNFVAAGIPALGVEPTGNTADVAISKGIPTWVKFFGVATAGELVAAGHAADLLLGNNVLAHVPDINDFVGGLKVALKPGGVITMEFPHLLNLIRHNQFDTIYHEHFSYLSLLAVERIFARHGLALFDVEELPTHGGSLRIFAQHHNGPHASQPGLQSVRDKEAAAGLAEIDTYTRFSAQVDQTKRALLRFLIDAKEQSLRVAGYGAPAKGNTLLNYCGVRTDLIDFTVDASPHKQGTWLPGTRIPVYAPEKLREAKPDIVLILPWNLKDEIIAAHGYIREWGGRFAVPIPQVEFVG is encoded by the coding sequence ATGTCCCGTCATTGCCGCTTTTGCCATACGCCGCTGACCCACACCTTTGCCGATCTGGGTCTGTCGCCGCTGTCCAACTCCTATGTGAAAGCCGAGCGGCTGAATCAGGGCGAGGTGTTCTACCCGCTGCATGCCTGGGTATGCCCAAACTGCCAGCTGGTGCAGCTGGAAGAATTTGAGCAGGCAGAAAACATCTTCAACGATGAATACGCCTATTTTTCCTCTTACTCCAGCAGCTGGCTGGCCCACGCCAAGCACTACAGCGAGGCGATGACTGCCCGCTTTGGCCTGAATGCCCGCAGTCAGGTGGTGGAAATCGCCAGCAACGACGGCTACCTGCTGCAAAACTTTGTCGCTGCCGGCATCCCTGCGCTGGGTGTGGAGCCCACCGGCAATACCGCCGATGTGGCGATCAGCAAGGGCATTCCCACCTGGGTGAAATTCTTTGGTGTGGCCACCGCTGGCGAGCTGGTTGCCGCCGGCCATGCCGCCGACCTGCTGCTGGGCAACAATGTGCTGGCACATGTGCCGGACATCAATGATTTTGTGGGTGGGCTGAAAGTGGCACTCAAGCCGGGCGGGGTCATCACCATGGAATTCCCCCACCTGCTTAACCTGATTCGCCACAATCAGTTCGACACCATTTACCACGAACACTTTTCCTACCTGTCGCTGCTGGCAGTGGAGCGCATCTTTGCCCGTCATGGTCTGGCGCTGTTTGATGTGGAAGAACTGCCTACCCACGGTGGCTCGCTGCGCATCTTTGCCCAGCACCACAATGGCCCGCATGCCAGCCAGCCTGGCCTGCAATCGGTGCGCGACAAGGAAGCCGCCGCTGGCCTGGCCGAGATTGACACCTACACCCGGTTTTCCGCCCAGGTGGACCAGACCAAGCGCGCGCTGCTGCGCTTCTTGATCGACGCCAAGGAGCAAAGTCTGCGCGTGGCTGGTTACGGCGCACCAGCCAAGGGCAATACCCTGCTCAACTACTGTGGTGTGCGCACCGATCTGATCGACTTTACCGTAGACGCCAGCCCGCACAAGCAAGGTACCTGGTTGCCGGGCACACGCATTCCGGTGTACGCCCCGGAAAAACTGCGTGAAGCCAAGCCGGATATCGTGCTGATCCTGCCGTGGAACCTCAAGGATGAAATCATTGCCGCCCATGGCTATATCCGCGAATGGGGCGGGCGCTTTGCCGTGCCGATTCCGCAGGTGGAGTTTGTCGGGTGA
- the rfbG gene encoding CDP-glucose 4,6-dehydratase — MSQHTLPNPAFWRGRKVFLTGHTGFKGGWLALWLQQMGAKVTGYALAPDTLPALFTLADVANGMHSVIDDIRDARAVADALAEAEAEIVLHLAAQPLVRASYADPLTTYATNVMGTANVLEASRRVPSVKVVQVITTDKCYDNREWEYPYRETDRLGGHDPYSNSKACAELVVDSYRRSFMTDAGIQLASARAGNVIGGGDWAADRIVPDCIRALLDEKPIDIRSPGAIRPWQHVLEPLSGYLVLAEQQYAGNPVAAGGFNFGPEPGNTVPVGELAAGMLRHWGSGSLNISGDPLKLHEAGTLKLDISKARRHLGWQPRWDFDKTLFHTVDWYRRVLCHGEAARQVCLAQIAQYHAADSTPTQA; from the coding sequence ATGAGCCAGCACACCCTGCCCAATCCGGCCTTCTGGCGTGGCCGCAAGGTGTTTCTGACCGGGCACACCGGCTTCAAGGGCGGCTGGCTGGCGCTGTGGCTGCAGCAGATGGGGGCAAAAGTCACCGGCTATGCGCTGGCACCCGATACCCTGCCGGCACTGTTCACCCTGGCGGATGTGGCCAACGGCATGCACTCGGTGATCGACGATATCCGCGACGCCCGCGCCGTGGCCGATGCACTGGCCGAAGCCGAAGCGGAAATTGTGCTGCATCTGGCCGCACAACCACTGGTACGCGCCTCCTACGCCGACCCGCTGACCACCTACGCTACCAATGTGATGGGTACGGCCAATGTGCTGGAAGCCTCACGCAGGGTGCCGTCGGTCAAAGTGGTGCAGGTGATCACCACCGACAAGTGCTACGACAACCGCGAGTGGGAATACCCCTACCGGGAAACCGACCGGCTGGGCGGGCATGACCCGTACAGCAACAGCAAGGCCTGCGCCGAGCTGGTGGTGGACAGCTATCGCCGTTCGTTCATGACTGACGCCGGCATTCAGCTGGCTTCGGCGCGGGCTGGCAATGTGATTGGCGGTGGCGACTGGGCCGCCGACCGGATTGTGCCCGACTGCATCCGCGCGCTGCTAGACGAAAAACCCATCGATATCCGCTCGCCTGGGGCGATCCGCCCGTGGCAGCATGTGCTGGAACCCTTGTCCGGTTATCTGGTGCTGGCCGAGCAGCAATATGCCGGCAATCCGGTGGCAGCGGGCGGCTTCAACTTTGGCCCGGAGCCGGGTAATACCGTGCCCGTTGGCGAGCTGGCCGCTGGCATGCTGCGCCATTGGGGCAGCGGTTCGCTGAATATCAGCGGCGATCCGCTCAAGTTGCACGAAGCCGGGACGTTAAAGCTGGATATCAGCAAGGCTCGCCGCCACCTGGGCTGGCAGCCGCGCTGGGATTTCGACAAAACCCTGTTTCACACGGTAGACTGGTATCGTCGAGTGCTTTGTCATGGCGAAGCTGCCCGTCAGGTGTGTCTGGCGCAGATTGCCCAGTACCACGCTGCCGATTCCACTCCAACCCAAGCGTAA
- the rfbF gene encoding glucose-1-phosphate cytidylyltransferase, translating into MKAVILAGGFGTRISEESHLRPKPMIDIGGKPILWHIMKIYSHYGINDFVICLGYKGYMIKEYFANYFLHMSDVTFDMSSNQMHVHHKSAEPWKVTLVNTGENSMTGGRLRRVREYLDDSDFCFTYGDGVADVDIGKLVEFHHAHGKLATVTAIQPPGRYGALAMDGNSVLGFQEKPKGDGGWINGGFFVLSPKVLDYIDSDDTTWEQEPLIALASEGQLQAYQHEGFWQAMDTLREKNLLEELWQNKTAPWKVWQA; encoded by the coding sequence ATGAAAGCCGTCATCCTCGCCGGGGGCTTTGGCACCCGCATCAGTGAAGAATCCCACCTGCGCCCCAAGCCAATGATCGACATTGGTGGCAAGCCCATTCTCTGGCACATCATGAAGATCTATTCCCATTATGGAATCAATGACTTCGTGATCTGCCTGGGCTACAAGGGCTATATGATCAAGGAGTACTTTGCCAACTACTTCCTGCACATGTCTGACGTGACTTTCGACATGAGCAGCAACCAGATGCATGTTCACCACAAAAGCGCCGAACCGTGGAAAGTCACCCTGGTCAACACCGGTGAAAACTCGATGACCGGTGGCCGTCTGCGCCGGGTGCGCGAGTATCTGGATGACAGCGACTTCTGCTTTACCTATGGCGACGGCGTGGCTGACGTGGACATCGGCAAGCTAGTTGAATTCCATCACGCCCACGGCAAGCTGGCCACGGTCACCGCCATTCAGCCGCCAGGCCGCTATGGCGCACTGGCCATGGACGGCAACAGCGTGCTGGGCTTTCAGGAAAAACCCAAAGGTGATGGCGGCTGGATCAATGGCGGTTTTTTTGTGTTGTCACCCAAGGTGCTTGACTACATTGACAGCGACGACACCACTTGGGAACAGGAACCGCTGATTGCGCTGGCCAGCGAAGGCCAACTGCAAGCTTACCAGCACGAAGGCTTCTGGCAGGCAATGGACACCCTGCGCGAGAAAAACCTGCTGGAAGAGCTCTGGCAAAACAAGACTGCCCCGTGGAAAGTGTGGCAGGCATGA
- the rfbC gene encoding dTDP-4-dehydrorhamnose 3,5-epimerase: protein MKLSETPIAGAWLLEIEPILDERGFFARSLCVDTLAAHGLEGRMLQQSVSFNQKCGTLRGMHYQTAPHEEIKLVRVTQGRIYDVILDLRCDSPSYLCWHAVELSADNHHTLYIPKGVAHGFQTLEDHSEVFYQMAQAYVPGYSCGVRWNDPAFAIDWPLAEPILSERDASYPLYQN from the coding sequence GTGAAACTGAGCGAAACACCAATTGCCGGTGCCTGGTTGCTGGAGATCGAGCCCATCCTTGATGAGCGCGGCTTCTTTGCCCGCAGCCTGTGCGTCGATACTCTGGCCGCACATGGCCTGGAAGGGCGCATGTTGCAGCAAAGTGTGTCGTTTAACCAGAAATGCGGCACACTGCGCGGCATGCACTACCAGACCGCACCGCATGAAGAAATCAAGCTGGTGCGCGTCACCCAGGGCCGCATTTACGATGTGATCCTGGATTTGCGCTGCGACTCACCCAGCTATCTGTGCTGGCATGCGGTGGAGCTATCAGCAGACAACCACCACACACTGTACATCCCGAAAGGGGTGGCGCATGGCTTCCAGACCCTGGAAGACCACTCGGAAGTTTTTTATCAGATGGCGCAGGCCTATGTGCCTGGCTACAGCTGCGGCGTACGCTGGAATGACCCCGCCTTTGCCATCGACTGGCCGCTGGCTGAGCCAATCCTGTCTGAGCGTGATGCCAGCTACCCGCTTTACCAGAACTGA
- a CDS encoding NAD(P)-dependent oxidoreductase, which translates to MSTDVFTVLGAQGFVGQALSQWLSARGHEVHTPARQLSPTELSASLRGHVVYCIGLTADFRSRPWDTVDAHVGVLRQLLADGQFASLTYLSSTRVYLGGDTGHEDAPLTVRPEAPDQLYNLSKLMGESLCHAAHRPERPVRVVRLSNVVGGDLTSDNFIYALLREALATGAIQLNSSLDSAKDYIALADVTSMLEHIASYGQARCYNLASGQQLSHRDILQFICNTTKAHVTINGGAKETRFPSINIDRLKKEFNFTPISPLYTLRAFLNETT; encoded by the coding sequence ATGAGTACTGATGTCTTCACCGTACTGGGTGCACAAGGTTTTGTCGGCCAGGCCTTAAGCCAATGGCTGAGTGCGCGCGGCCATGAGGTACATACCCCTGCACGCCAGTTGTCGCCCACTGAACTCAGCGCCAGCCTGCGCGGGCACGTGGTGTACTGCATCGGCCTGACAGCGGATTTTCGCAGCCGGCCATGGGACACCGTGGATGCTCATGTGGGTGTGCTGCGCCAGTTACTGGCCGACGGTCAGTTTGCCTCCCTGACCTATCTGTCCTCCACCCGCGTATACCTGGGTGGCGACACTGGCCATGAAGATGCCCCATTGACCGTTCGGCCAGAAGCACCGGATCAACTGTACAATCTATCCAAGCTGATGGGCGAGTCGCTGTGCCATGCCGCTCACCGTCCAGAAAGACCGGTGCGCGTGGTACGGCTGTCCAATGTGGTGGGCGGCGATCTGACATCAGACAACTTTATTTACGCCCTGCTGCGTGAGGCGCTGGCCACCGGTGCCATCCAGCTCAATAGCAGCCTGGATTCGGCCAAAGACTATATTGCCCTGGCTGATGTCACCAGCATGTTGGAACATATCGCCAGCTATGGCCAGGCGCGCTGCTACAACCTGGCCAGCGGCCAGCAACTAAGCCATCGGGACATTCTGCAGTTTATTTGCAATACAACTAAAGCACATGTTACCATCAATGGCGGAGCTAAAGAGACGCGTTTTCCTTCTATTAATATAGATCGCTTAAAGAAAGAATTTAATTTTACTCCAATATCTCCACTATATACTTTACGTGCATTCCTTAACGAAACAACCTAA
- a CDS encoding class I SAM-dependent methyltransferase: MNHLPGAFFCLENNEGFLSGIQQAINNIAHKEGIYAGDNLFTYGRNLSFLEDTKLMESHAKHSQTQIEDSILWRIYVVVWGALNGMRLGEGDFVECACYKGMTARIVCDYLDFSQHPDRHYYLYDLFDHDPSLPHHAMPEHSKQLYAWVKDRFSDVPNATVTQGKVPEILEVVSPKKIAFMHLDLNNAEPEVAALDMLFDRMVPGAVLILDDYGWIGYRGQKLAEDPWFAQRGYRVLELPTGQGLIIK, translated from the coding sequence TTGAACCATTTACCTGGTGCATTCTTCTGTCTTGAAAACAATGAAGGCTTTTTAAGTGGCATCCAGCAGGCCATTAATAATATTGCTCATAAGGAAGGGATTTATGCTGGCGATAATTTATTTACTTATGGCAGAAACCTTAGCTTTCTTGAAGACACAAAGCTCATGGAAAGCCATGCAAAGCACTCCCAAACTCAAATTGAAGATTCAATTTTATGGCGTATCTATGTCGTTGTGTGGGGGGCGCTCAATGGAATGCGGCTTGGAGAGGGGGATTTTGTTGAATGTGCTTGCTACAAAGGTATGACAGCAAGAATTGTATGCGATTATTTGGACTTTAGCCAACATCCGGATCGCCACTATTATTTATATGATCTTTTTGATCATGACCCTAGTTTGCCACATCATGCCATGCCAGAGCATAGTAAACAGCTATACGCATGGGTAAAAGATCGGTTTTCCGATGTGCCAAACGCAACTGTTACACAAGGTAAAGTCCCTGAGATATTGGAGGTTGTATCACCCAAGAAAATTGCATTCATGCATCTCGACTTGAATAACGCTGAGCCAGAAGTTGCAGCTCTAGACATGCTTTTTGATAGAATGGTCCCAGGAGCAGTCTTGATTCTTGATGATTATGGTTGGATTGGATATCGAGGACAAAAATTGGCCGAAGACCCTTGGTTCGCACAGCGTGGCTATCGTGTGCTCGAATTGCCTACTGGCCAAGGTTTAATCATTAAGTGA
- a CDS encoding cephalosporin hydroxylase family protein, with protein MIQIDMENGWVSETTAAGEQRYPIGTAEAFSVISKAWLRSGWDNKYVYSFAWMGRPVIQLPEDMLRIQEVIYQVKPDVLIETGIAHGGSLIFYASLFKAMGKGRVVGVDIEIRPHNRAAIEAHELYEYLTLIEGSSTAPEIVEQVKQQIKPGDTVMVVLDSCHSKEHVLGELEAYAPLVTQGSYIVATDGIMHWLGNAPRTEADWSWNNPKNAADEFVAQHPEFNNTQPSFPFNEGNITEMVTYWPGAWLKKKA; from the coding sequence ATGATTCAGATTGATATGGAAAATGGCTGGGTCAGCGAAACCACCGCTGCCGGCGAACAGCGCTACCCGATCGGCACCGCCGAAGCGTTTTCGGTGATTTCCAAAGCCTGGCTGCGCAGCGGCTGGGACAATAAATATGTGTATTCGTTTGCCTGGATGGGGCGCCCAGTTATTCAGCTGCCGGAAGATATGCTGCGTATTCAGGAAGTGATTTATCAGGTCAAACCCGATGTGCTGATCGAAACCGGGATTGCTCATGGTGGGTCACTGATTTTTTACGCCAGCCTTTTCAAAGCAATGGGCAAGGGGCGTGTGGTTGGCGTGGATATTGAGATCCGTCCGCACAATCGTGCGGCCATTGAAGCGCATGAATTGTACGAATACCTGACTCTGATCGAAGGTAGTTCGACGGCCCCAGAGATTGTGGAGCAAGTAAAACAGCAGATCAAGCCGGGGGATACGGTCATGGTGGTGCTGGATTCCTGCCACAGCAAGGAACATGTGCTGGGTGAACTGGAAGCCTACGCTCCGCTGGTGACCCAGGGTTCTTACATTGTGGCAACCGATGGTATCATGCACTGGCTGGGTAATGCTCCCCGTACTGAAGCCGACTGGAGCTGGAATAACCCAAAAAATGCAGCAGATGAGTTTGTTGCCCAGCACCCCGAATTTAATAATACGCAGCCGAGCTTTCCGTTTAACGAAGGTAATATTACCGAGA
- a CDS encoding DapH/DapD/GlmU-related protein, with protein sequence MIDLHPTARISTLADIEDSTRGTRIAIGEQSVLDAFVKIKPAGGSGDLIIGARTVINSGCVLYTGNGIQIGDDVAIAANCTFAPVNHEYRRRDIPIRQQGFRPSKGGIVIEDDVWIGANCVILDGAILRHGCVIGAGAVVRGEVAAYSINAGQPLAVIGWRE encoded by the coding sequence ATGATCGACTTGCACCCTACCGCCCGCATTTCTACCCTGGCGGACATTGAAGATTCTACCCGTGGCACCCGGATTGCGATCGGCGAACAGTCGGTACTGGATGCTTTTGTCAAAATCAAGCCGGCAGGGGGGAGCGGTGATCTGATCATTGGTGCCCGCACGGTGATCAATTCCGGCTGTGTGCTCTACACCGGCAACGGCATCCAGATTGGTGACGATGTAGCGATTGCCGCCAACTGCACCTTTGCTCCGGTCAACCACGAATACCGCCGCCGCGATATTCCCATCCGTCAGCAAGGCTTTCGTCCCAGCAAGGGCGGCATTGTCATTGAAGATGATGTCTGGATTGGTGCCAATTGCGTGATTCTGGATGGTGCCATCCTGCGCCATGGTTGCGTGATTGGTGCTGGCGCAGTCGTGCGCGGCGAAGTGGCTGCCTATTCGATCAATGCTGGCCAGCCTCTGGCGGTGATTGGGTGGCGGGAATGA